CAGGTGGTATTCAGACTACAGGTAATCATCCTGGTAAAGCACGTAATATTGATGAAGTAAGAGCAGATATTCTTAAAGCAGCTTCTTATATTCCTGGGACTCACCGCTTGAACTTACATGCTATTTATGGTGATTTTGGTGGTCAGTTTGTTGACCGCGACCAGATTGAACCAAAACATTTCGAAAGTTGGATGAAATGGGCTAAAGAAAACAATATGAAGTTGGATTTCAACTCATCTTCTTTCTCTCATCCAAAGAGTGGAAGCCTTACTTTGGCTAACCCTGATAAGGAAATCCGTGATTTCTGGATTGAACATACAAAACGCAGCCGTGCTATTGCTGAAGCAATGGGTAAATATCAAGGTTCTCCTTGTGTTATGAACCTTTGGATTCATGACGGCTCAAAAGATCAGACTGTTAATCGTCTTAGGTATCGTGAACTGTTGAAAGAATCTTTGGATGAGATTTTTGCAACTAAATACGATAACATGAAAGACTGTATCGAAGCTAAATTATTCGGTATCGGTGCTGAAAGCTATACAGTAGGTTCATATGACTTCTACTTAGGTTATGGTGCTAAGAACAATATGATTGTTACTTTGGATACAGGTCACTTCCACTTGACAGAAAGCGTTGCAGATAAGATTTCTTCTTTATTGCTTTTCACTCCTGAAATCATGCTTCACGTAAGTCGTCCTATCCGTTGGGATTCTGACCACGTTACAATTATGAATGATGATACTTTGGATTTAGCTAAAGAAATTATTCGTTGCAATGCACTTGATCGTGTTAATATTGGTCTTGACTATTTTGATGCTTCAATTAACCGTATCGGTGCTTATGTAATTGGATCACGTGCAACACAAAAATGCTTTATGCAGGCATTACTTGAACCACTTGCTAAGTTGCGTGAATACGAAGCTAATGATCAGTTGTTCGAACGTCTTGCTCTTCTTGAAGAAGCTAAGAGTCTTCCTTGGAATGCAGTTTGGGATATGTTCTGCTTACAGAATAATGTTCCTGTAGGTGAAGAGTTCATCGCTGAAATCCAGAAATACGAAGCTGACGTAACAATTAAGAGATAAATAATTTGATGTGCTGATGTGCATGGATACCCATATGCTTTTTTTAGCATATGGGTTCATTCGTACATTAGCTATTGATAAAATATGATATTATGAACACACTGATAGGGTTAATAATTATTGCTATAGGTAGTTTAGGACAGAGTAGCTCATATGTGCCTATTAAGAAAGTGAAGGAATGGAGCTGGGAAAGTTTCTGGCTTGTACAGGGAATCTTTGCCTGGTTGGTTTTTCCTTTCTTAGGTGCTTTGCTTGCCATTCCATCTGGCAGCAATCTTTTTGAACTGTTAAGCTCAGGTGGTGCTCTTTCTTCAATGGCGTATGGCGTTCTTTGGGGAATTGGAGGCTTGACATTTGGATTAAGCATGCGTTATCTTGGTGTAGCTCTTGGACAAAGTATTGCACTTGGTACATGTGCCGGATTCGGAACTCTTTTTCCTGCAATCTTTAGCGGGAAAGATCTATTCCACGGTGAAGGTTTGATGCTTCTTATCGGCGTGTGTATAACCTTGGCGGGTATAGCTGTTATTGGGTTTGCCGGAAGTCTTCGTTCAAAGAATATGACTGAAGAAGAAAAGAAAGCAGCAGTTAAGGACTTTGCTTTGACAAAAGGATTACTGGTTGCTCTGCTTGCCGGAGTAATGAGTGCTTGCTTTGCTTTAGGACTTGACGCAGGAACACCTATAAAAGAAGCCGCAATAGCTGGTGGAGTTGAAGGACTATATGCAGGTCTTCCTGTTATATTCCTGGTAACACTAGGTGGATTCTTTACTAATGCAGCTTATTGTATACAACAGAATGTAAAGAACAAGACTGGAAAAGAATATTTTTCTGCTGACAGCCAGACTTTGACAAATAATGTTTTATTCTGTGCTCTTGCCGGTGTATTGTGGTACTCACAATTCTTTGGACTCGAGATGGGTAAAAGTTTTCTCCATGATAGTCCGGTATTGCTGGCATTCTCCTGGAGTATTCTTATGTCACTCAATGTTACATTCAGTAATTTCTGGGGTATCATTCTTAAAGAATGGAAGGGTGCAAGTCGCTCTACCATAGGTATACTTATTTTAGGACTCGTTGTGCTGATTTCGTCTATCATTGTGGTAGCAATGGCACAATCCTAATTTTTTTAAACGAAAGATTATATAAATAGAAATATATGTGTTTGTATAATCCGTATCAATAAAAATAGTATTTAGAATATGAAATCAATTTTAGAAAATAATCCAGCTCTTGCAAAGCAAGTAGCTGAGGTAGCTGAGGTAGCTGGATACCTTTGGCAAAAAGGTTGGGCTGAACGTAATGGTGGTAACATTACTATCAATATTACAGATGTAGTTAACGATGAAATCAGAAACCTGAAAGCGATTAGCGATAAAACGCAAATCGGAACAACTCTTCCTCACTTGAAAGGTTGTTATTTCTTCTGTAAAGGAACAAACAAACGTATGCGCGACTTGGCTCGTTTCCCAATGGAAAACGGTTCAGTTATCCGTATCTGTGATGATTGTGCAAGCTATGAAATCATCGCTGATCAACCTGTTCGTCCTACTTCAGAACTTCCTGCTCACTTGTCAATGCACAACTACTTAATTGGTAGTGGTTCTAGCTATAAAGCAGCTATGCACACACACCCAATCGACTTAGTGGCAATGACTCACAATCCTGCATTCCTGGAAAAAGATGTTCTTACTAAATTACTTTGGAGTATGATTCCAGAAACAAGAGCATTCTGTCCAAGAGGATTAGGTATTATTCCTTATAAATTACCTAGCTCTCTTGAACTAGCTGATGCAACAGTTAAGGAACTTGCTGAATACGATGTAGTAATGTGGGAAAAACATGGTGTTTGTGCTGTTGGTGAAAACGTAATGGAAGCATTTGATATGGTTGACACGCTTTCTAAATCTGCTCAGATCTATATGACTGCTAAATCAATGGGCTTTGAACCTGCTGGTATGGCTGATGAACTGATGGAAGAATTGAAAGTAGCATTCAATTTGCCTAAATAATTAGAATATAGATTCGATATTATAGGATAAGAGATTACAGATTGGGGAACTGGTCTGTAGTCTCTTTCTAATATAATAACTATTAGTAAAAATCGCATTATGATGAATTTGAGAAAAAGTTTGTTGCTGGGTATGGTTACCCTTTGCTTTGCACCTCTTACTGCTCAGACTAAAATGACAGCAAAAGAGGCTGCAATGAAAATTGCAGACCGAATATTGAGTAACACTGCCTATGAATTTAAAAATACTAAAACCGGAGAGGTTTATAAAACAGTTAAAAATCTACCGCTCTCTACCGATGTAAAGGTGGCAAGCAAGTATAATGACTGGCATTATACAAATGGAGTAACCAACATTGCTTTGCTTGAATTAGCAGATAAAACCGGAGATAAAAAGTACAATGAATATGTTTTAAAGAACATGAACTTTGTTTTTAATGACGGCAATCTGGATTATTTCAGGAAAGTTTACGACAAGGCTTTAAAGGAAGGTGGATGGAGTGCAATCCGAAACATTAACTGGAGCATGATATTCCGTGGAAAGCGATTAGACGATAATGGTCCTATGGGAGCAAGCTTGATTGAACTTCAAATGCGTTATCCAAATAAATCATTCCTGAATTATATTAATCAAACGGCAGATCATTTGAATTATGCTGAACCTCGTTTGGCTGATGGCACCATTGCGCGTATCTGGCCTCATGAAAATACAATCTGGGCCGACGATTCTTTTATGGCTATCTCATTCCTGGCGCGTATGGGAACTATGACAGGAGACGATAAATATTTCACTGATGCCGCAAATCAGATATTGAATTATAATAAATATTTGTGGTGCCCGGAAAAGGGCATTTATTATCACTGCTATCATACAGATAATAAAGAACATGGAGTGGCTCATTGGAGTCGTGCCAATGGATGGATATTTATGGCGCAGGCAGATCTTCTTTCCAGAATGCCCAAGAATCATCCGCTTCGTGATGCTGTAATTAAGAACTTTCAGCAACAGGCAAGTGGTGTGGCTCGTTATCAGGGAAAGAACGGTTTATGGCATCAGCTTCTTGATAAGGAAGATTCTTATGAAGAAATAACAGGCACTGCCATGTTTGTCTTTGGTATGGCTCGTGGAGTTAAACAAGGGTGGTTACATCCTGATTTTATCTATGTAGCAGAACAAGGACTTAAAGGTATGATGAAAATGATTACTGACAATGGTGATGTTACCGGGATCTGTGTTGGTACTGGTATTATGCCTTCTATAGCATATTATTATTCTCGTCCTACTCAGTCGAATGATCCTATGGGGGAAGGTCCTGTTTTAAGAGCGCTGATTGAGATGATTGATGCTCCTAAGTATACAGAGATTAAAGCAGAACAACAATACGATAAAATTGCAATTAAGAAATAGAATTTCTTAAAAATGTAAAGCTCAGGAAGGATTATTTGTGTGAATAAATTATATTTGTTTATAAATTCTTTCCTGAGCTTTTAAATATTATTAATATTCCTTTCGTTCTTTGGTATTGGATTAAGAGAAATAATCTCTACTTTTGTCACATTAATATGACTGATAGACAATATGATAAGGGATTTTAATGATTTGGGAGTTGATTTTAAGTATCTAATAGTAAATGACATGGATCAAAAGTTTGGTCTTTCTGTCAATACTGTTGGTTTCCAATCCATCCAGCCAAACTCTCCCTATCCTCTTAAAGATCACCCTTCCGGATATTTTTTTAATGCCCAGAAAGGTAGAATACTGCCGGAATATCAATTTGTTTATATCACAAAAGGCAGAGGACTTTTTACTTCAGACTCTATGCCGGAAACTCAAGTCTGTAAAGGACGCCTTTTAGTTCTTTTCCCAGGACAATGGCATACTTATCATCCTCTTCTCCAAACTGGATGGAATGAATACTATATTGGATTTGAAGGACCAATCATTGATAATATTGTTAAGAGCTCTTTTTTGTCCGAAAAAAATCAGATACTTGAAGTTGGTTTAAATGAAGAATTGGTTAACCTTTTTTCGCGTGCAATAGAAGTTGCCGAATCTGATAAGATCTCTTCTCAGCAATATCTTGCAGGTATTGTTCTTCATATGCTTGGAATGATTCTATCCATCTCTAAAAATAAAATTTATGAGATCGGAGACATGGATCAGAAAATTGAGCAAGCAAAGATTATTATGAATGAGAATGTTTTTAAGGATGTAGATCCCGAAGAGCTTGCTATGAAACTGAATATCAGTTATTCCTGGTTTCGTAAGATTTTTAAAGATTATACAGGGTATGCTCCTGCAAAATATTTTCAGGAACTAAAGCTTCGTAAAGCAAAACAATTATTGGTGGGAACATCTCAATCAGTTAAAGAGATCTCTTATCAATTGAATTATACTTCTACAGAACATTTTTTCTCATTATTCAAAAAACGTACGGGTTTTACTCCACTTGAATACCGTAGTTTTGGTCGCGAAACGGAATCCGACCTATAATTGACTAAAAAATCAAAATCAACATCTTATATGTCAATTTGATTAATTATTGTTTTATAATAAAACAATGCAATACTTTTTGTATATAATCAAAGGTCAAAATAACAAGTCTTTCAATCAAAAGGACAACTACCTACCGCCTCGTTATTCCTATATTTGCTAGTCTAATTAATATTTAGACACATCTATTAATTAGTTTTTTGTTCTTTATGGATATTTTGCTAATAGATGTAGACAGTTTATAATATTTCTGTAAGAGGAGTAGTCTCTTTTTAAGAAAACAGACTTAATGTAATGTTTACAATACTATTCAAACTCCTTCTTAAAAGCACAAAGATTGTGTATGATATTTTTTAGGAATAATGTGTTGATCTTGATTTTTCTATTAATCATTATAATAATTAGTCTATGAGAATCTTACATCAAAGGTTATGCTTACTTATGCTTTTATTAGTAAGCTGTACCTTAAGTGCGTTTGCACAAAACAAAACAATCACGGGCACAGTAAAGGATGCCACTAATTTCGGAATTCCCGGAGCATCTGTCATCGTTAAAGGTACATCAAAAGGTACAATGACAGATATCGATGGAAAATATTCCATTACTATTCCTTCCTCTTCAAAGCAATTTGTTGTTACGTTTGTTGGCTATGAAGCTCAAACAGTAACCATTGGTAACCAATCTAAAATTGATGTGGTACTAAATGAGTCTTCAGTTATGTTAAACGAGGTCGTTGCTATTGGTTATGGTAAGATGAAGAAGAAAGACCTTACCGGAGCTACAGTTTCTGTTCAAGGAAATGAACTTAAAGCAGTTCCTGTTACTACTCCAGCTCAAGCTTTAACTGGACGCGCAGCAGGTGTTAACATCACATCTTACAGTGGCGCTCCTGGAGCAGATGTAAAGGTAGTAGTTCGAGGTGGAACTTCTATTACTCAAGGAAATGAGCCTCTTTATATTGTTGATGGATTTCAATTGGATAATGCATTGACAACAATTAATGCGAGCGATATTGAAACCATTGACGTGATGAAAGATGCATCATCAACAGCTATTTATGGTGCCAAAGGTGCTAACGGAGTTGTCATTATTACAACAAGATCAGGGAAATCCGGTAAAACTCAGGTTTCATATAATGGATATATGAATACCCAGAAATTAGGAAAAGATCTGAATGTTCTTTCTCCTTATGAATATGTAAAATTGCAGTATGAACATTATACCCTTGATAAGAAGCTTAGTGTATTTAATTCTTTATATGGAAGTTGGGATCAGATGCACGCTTTGTATGATAATGCAGATGCAATCGATTGGACTGATCTGATGTTTGGTGGCACCGGCGTTATGTATAATCACGATTTGAGTGTATCAGGTGGTAATGACAAAACAAAGTTTGTATTGAGTTATAATAATATAACTGATAATTCGATCCTGGACAAATATGGTTTGTATAAAAACAGTATTCGTGCTAAGTTCAACCATGAAATAAAGAAAGGTGTAAGACTTGATTTTGGTGCAAAATTTAATGATACCAAAACAAATGGTGGCGGTGATTTAGGTGGCCGTTTGAAATATGCTATTTTATCACGACCGGTAGGTGGCTTACTTCATACTAATGAAGAGTTATTAAATATGTATGGTTTGGATACTAAATTGTCGGCAGCAGACCCTTCTATCAATTATGATATTGCCAATCCAATAATTACTAATGATGCTATTACCAATTCTAAACGTGTACGTACTTTTGATACTAACGGAAGTTTGGAAATAGATCTTTATAAAGGATTGACTTATAAAATGGCTGGTAGTTATTTGTGGCAGCAAACACGTAGCGATTATTGGGATGACGGACGTACTTTAGATGCTGCAATTAAGGGAGGCCCTTATGGAAGCAGAAATAATTCTGAGAAATATACTTATCAAATTACAAATACTCTTACTTACGATACAACAATTGCCCAGAAACATAATCTTACTTTGCTTGCGGGACATGAAGTATGGTATTCTGAGAATATGAATATATCATCTGGTTCACAGAATTTCCCTTCAAGTAATTTTGGATTGGATAACATGGCAATGGCTGGGGTTACCAACAATAACGAAACAGGCATAAGTAGTGTTGGAACAGTGTCTTTGTTTGGACGTGCATTTTATAGCTATGAAGGAAAATATCTGTTGACTACAACTATGCGTGCAGATGGTTCTTCTAAATTCATCAAAGGAAAACAGTGGGCCTACTTCCCTTCTGTATCCGGAGCTTGGCGTATTAGTGAAGAGTCGTTCATGAAAAATCAGAATGTATTCTCAAACTTAAAGCTTCGTGTAGGATATGGTACTTCAGGAAACTGTAATATCAGTAATAATATGTATGCTACAAATTATGTAGCAGGTGTTTATGGAATTGGTAAAACAGAAGCAGCTACAATTGAACCAAGTTCTACTCTTGGTAATGAAAATTTGAAATGGGAAACTATTAAAGCTACTTCTTTAGGGCTTGACATGTCATTTCTTAATAACCGAATTAATTTCAGCGCAGATTGGTATAACAATGTTTCTGATAACTTGTTGATGCAGGTTTCTATCCCTGCTACTACAGGATATAATTCTCAATATCAAAATGTAGGTAGCTTACGCAACCGTGGATTTGAATTTGTATTGAATACCCTCAATGTAAAGGCCAAAGACTTTAGCTGGAGCACAGATTTTAATATATCATTTAATAAGAATAAAGTTATCAGACTTTATGGAGAAGATGCCGAACAAAATTATAAGCTTGTAAGCTCAGGATCAAATGGTGTTGCATACTGGCTTCAGGAAGGTCAGCCTCTAGGACAGATTTATGGTTATGCTTATGATGGTTTCTATACTTCTGATGACTTTGATCAGTTGCCAAATGGCGGGTATTTATTGAAAAGCGGCATTGCTTATGATAAAGCTACAAAAAGATCTGCTGTAAAACCTGGAGATGTAAAGCTCAAGGCTAGCGGTAAAACAGTTGATGCTGATGGAAACCCTATGTGGACAGCAGATGATCGCCAGATTATTGGTAATGCTAATCCAAAGTTCACTGGTGGTCTTAATAATACATTAAGATATAAAAACTTTGACCTTACAGTCTTTATGAACTTCGTATACGGTAATGATGTCATAAATCTGAGTACTCAAAGATTTGTTAGTTCATATATCTCAAATCAAAATGCTTTGAGTGTCCTGGCTAATCGCTATACAACTATTGATCCTGCTACAGGAATTGAAACAACAAACTTAACTCGTTTAGGTGAAATAAATAAAAATGCAACTATCTGGAGTGTTAATCCAAATGTAAAGACAAATACAACATTGAATTCATACTATGTTGAAGATGGTTCTTTCTTGAGAATTAATAATATATCACTTGGATATTCATTCCCAAAACAGTGGTTGAATAAGTTTAATGTTGAAAGTTTCCGTATCTACGGTACATTAAATAATGTACACACCTTTACTTCTTACTCTGGATTTGATCCGGAAGTAACAAGTAGTAGTTCTGCTCTTACTCCAGGTATTGATGATTCTTCTTTCCCAAGATCTAAGAGTTACGTTGTAGGTATTAATTTAACATTTTAATTAGAGAATTTATGAAAAAAATTATAAGAAAAGTTTGCATGCTGTGTTGTGCTGCATCTTTGATCACAATGATATCATCCTGCCAGGATTGGTTGGATATGCCAAGTAAGTCTGCTTATGATAGTACATCTATATTCACATCTGTTGATCGTGCAGAAATGGCAACTAAAGGAGCCTACAGTGGTTTGTGGGTTCTGTTATGGAATTATTATGTTAATTATGGAACTGACGAAATGCAATCTTCAGAAGGATTGTCTGGCTCTAAAAACTGTGTAGGAAATTATGTTTATACAACAGGTAATGTTCCCGGTTCAGAGTTTAATTCAGTATATACTGGCATTGCTAAAGCAAATAACTGTATAAAGCAAATACCTTTAATGGATGCTTTCGAAAATGGAACAGCTACAGAAAAAGCCCGACTTCGTGAATATCTTGGTGAATGTCTGGCTATCCGTGCTATTCATTACTGGAACCTGATCCGTTATTGGGGTGATGTGCCATATATAACATTACCTCAGGAAGATTACGATTCTTTTTATTCTTCCAGAACAAGTCGTGATGTTATCTATGATGGCATTATTGCAGATATGCAAAAGGCTATTGAGTATTTGCCATGGTACAGTGAAAGTGGATATTCAACTCCTGAAAGGATTACTAAGAATGCTGCTTACGGCTTCCTTGCAAGAATTTCACTTTATGCTGCAGGATATTCTTTGCGTTGGGATCTTAATACATATGATGCCAACACTTGTAAAATGGCAAAAAGAGATGATGCAAATCGTGTAAAACAGTTATACCAGATTGCCAGTGATGCTTGTCAGGCAGTTATTACTAAAGGTGAAAATACTCTGAATCCTTCTTTTGAAGCTCAATTCAGAACTTATGCAGAAGGTAAGTATTATCCACAGGAATCAATGTTTGAATATGCCCAGTATGGTAGCCAGATGAATTCCCTGCGTGCCGGATATTCTTATGGTATGCGTATAATTAGTGGAGCTTTGTATGGTAAGTGTGAACCGCTGGTTTATTACCAACCTACACTATATTATTCATTTGCTGATGGTGATAGTCGTCGTGATGTTTCTTGTCCGAACTATGAAATTGCAGCAGATGGAAAACGTACAATGACTACTCTTGCTAATCGTAAATCTATTGGTAAATGGCGTGTAAACTGGAGAAGTACTGCAGCTGGCACAACTAGTGCTATGTATCAGAATATAAATTTTGCTTTATTGCGTTATTCTGATGTTCTGTTAATGTATGCTGAGGCTCAGAACGAATTGAATGGAAAACCAACAGCTTCAGGAATTGCTGCTTATGAAACCGTAAGAAAACGTGCTTTTGGAAATAATAGCATTGGAACAACACCTACTGATTACGATGGTTTCTTTAAAGCTATTGTGAATGAACGTAAATATGAGTTAGCTTTTGAAGGAACGCGTCGTACAGACCTTATCCGTTGGAACCTTCTGGGTCAGGTAGTCAATGATACTAAAGCAGAACTGACTAAAATGTACAATAGACAAGCTCCTTATCAGAACTTACCTGAATGGGTTGCTTATCCAAACGAATATTCAAAAACATGGCAAGATCCTAGTGTAACATTGAATGGTATTATTGAAGTGAAACCTTCAGAAACAGCGACTTTTAAATGTCCGGCAGGTTATACTTTACTAAAGGATTATATTACAGGTTTGAAACCTTCAGATAACTTTGTTGCAAACTTTGCCAGAGGATATGAAGCTAATAATGTTGAGCTATTCCCTATTGCACAATCCATTATGGATGTAAATAAAGGATTGGCTGGTCAACAGCATCCTAAATATTAATCTTTGATATAAATTAAAGATTTTATAAATGGAAGGGTAGTCGTTTTGGCTACCCTTTTTTCATTCTACAGCGAAAACGCATTTTCATCCCTCACTCCCTCACTGAATCTTTCAATAGGTTGATTTATAGAGAAATACCCCGTGATGGTAGCATTTTTATCCCTAACTGAAACATCACTAAAAGGGGCTACCCTCACGTTTTCGATCATAATCAGTAGATTTTGAACTGTTTTTTTTATCAAAACTTTTCTGTTTATGTTTTAATTCTCTCTGCATAGATTGTGCTTGCTCTGAATTTTTCATGCAAAAAATAGTAAGAATTGGCACGAAAACGTGAGGGATGGCTTCCAAAGTTAGAGAATCGTGACGGATCAAAATGCTACCCTCACGGTTTAAAAGTCAGTTAATCAGGTTGCTATATGGAAAAGTGATGGAGTGATGGTAGCTTTTCATTTTTACGGGTTCTTCGTCACTTTAGGTGCAAGCTATTAGGTTTTAAACGCAATGAGTTTGACATTAAGTAGTCTATAGCTTGCCCTATTAAACATCTGCCTTTTGATGGCCTTTATTTTATTGACAGTTCCTTCCAAGAGTCCGTTGTTCAAATAAATATCCATTGCATTTTGCACCGCTTGTTGGTCTGCTTTTATTCCACAAGCAAATGTCTTCATGGCTTTTGAATCACATTCCATAGCCTGTTTTATCCAATTTTCCAGAGACCATTGCTTGGGATTTCCTTTTATCATTTCCCTGAATCTCAATCCTAATGTTATGACCTGTTTTATTAATGGATTCTTCAATAAAGCAGTAAGACTTTGCACGGCGGATTCCCCTTTCAATATAAATCTCCGTATACTCCTTATTGATGCATGTTTTTTGTTTTTTCTTTCAGCTATATTTTTGTTATATTTCCTGATTTCCCGTAGCTCTTGCTTTATTTTGTTTCTGATTCCTATCGTGGCAGCCGAGATTGCAATCGTATCCATTTTGCTTTCCATTTTCTTCTTCAATTTCTTTATATCCGTACATCCATGGCTGATTTCCAAAGCCAGTTCATCGACATGTTTTAATATACTCTTTTGCTGCGCAGACATATAATCCTTGCCTGTATGGTGACGTACCAAACGCCAGATAACCTGTGAATGCACTCCTAATTGGCGGGCTGTTTCTGAAATGCTCATTCCTTTTCTGATAAGGCTATCTGCTTGCACAAACAGGTTCAGTTTATGTCGATGTCTGGCATCCCCCAGGCCATAAAGAGCTTCCATGATTTTGGTTCTGCATTCTTCCGTGGAGGGATAAGAATAAGTTTGCTTATGTACACTTAGCCGCGATAATGAGGCTATTTCTTCCGTCAGAGCATCCACCAGATTCTTTATCAAATGGAATCTGTCACAGATTTGGGTAACACCGGGTAGGATACGATTAATAGCTTCAACAAAGTTTCGCCCCCGGTCTCGGGTTATATATTGTATCTGAGGATTATTTCGCAAGAACTGCTCTAATTCATCCCCCTCCCGGCAAGGAAGTACCGCAATGGGACGATGGGTCATCTGGTCTACAATAACACTCCCATATATATGCCCTTTCTTCTGTGCAAAGTCATCTATACCTATAGCCACAGGTAGAGAATTACTACTTTTTGAGGGCAATTCCTTGTGAGCACTCCGTAGACAGGCAGATTGACTGCAGAAGATGTTCTGCCCGTGTAAAAGCTCACTGGCAGTACGGGATGTGACTTTTAGAGATACTTCACGGATACGTTCCTCTACCTCCAGAGTGTTGCGGCCATAGGGAGAAGCCAGGCAGGAATGGTCCTCACTAAAGACCTTGCGGAGACAATGCTCATTTCGGCAACGAAATTTGCGGGTTTTGACCCGTAGAGTCAGGGGATGATTAAATATTTCTGAGCCCTGAAGTTGGCGTATATAGTGCCCATGTAAGCTTTGACTCAAACAACCACAGGCCGGAC
This genomic interval from uncultured Bacteroides sp. contains the following:
- the rhaD gene encoding rhamnulose-1-phosphate aldolase, yielding MKSILENNPALAKQVAEVAEVAGYLWQKGWAERNGGNITINITDVVNDEIRNLKAISDKTQIGTTLPHLKGCYFFCKGTNKRMRDLARFPMENGSVIRICDDCASYEIIADQPVRPTSELPAHLSMHNYLIGSGSSYKAAMHTHPIDLVAMTHNPAFLEKDVLTKLLWSMIPETRAFCPRGLGIIPYKLPSSLELADATVKELAEYDVVMWEKHGVCAVGENVMEAFDMVDTLSKSAQIYMTAKSMGFEPAGMADELMEELKVAFNLPK
- a CDS encoding glycoside hydrolase family 88 protein — translated: MVTLCFAPLTAQTKMTAKEAAMKIADRILSNTAYEFKNTKTGEVYKTVKNLPLSTDVKVASKYNDWHYTNGVTNIALLELADKTGDKKYNEYVLKNMNFVFNDGNLDYFRKVYDKALKEGGWSAIRNINWSMIFRGKRLDDNGPMGASLIELQMRYPNKSFLNYINQTADHLNYAEPRLADGTIARIWPHENTIWADDSFMAISFLARMGTMTGDDKYFTDAANQILNYNKYLWCPEKGIYYHCYHTDNKEHGVAHWSRANGWIFMAQADLLSRMPKNHPLRDAVIKNFQQQASGVARYQGKNGLWHQLLDKEDSYEEITGTAMFVFGMARGVKQGWLHPDFIYVAEQGLKGMMKMITDNGDVTGICVGTGIMPSIAYYYSRPTQSNDPMGEGPVLRALIEMIDAPKYTEIKAEQQYDKIAIKK
- the rhaT gene encoding L-rhamnose/proton symporter RhaT; translation: MNTLIGLIIIAIGSLGQSSSYVPIKKVKEWSWESFWLVQGIFAWLVFPFLGALLAIPSGSNLFELLSSGGALSSMAYGVLWGIGGLTFGLSMRYLGVALGQSIALGTCAGFGTLFPAIFSGKDLFHGEGLMLLIGVCITLAGIAVIGFAGSLRSKNMTEEEKKAAVKDFALTKGLLVALLAGVMSACFALGLDAGTPIKEAAIAGGVEGLYAGLPVIFLVTLGGFFTNAAYCIQQNVKNKTGKEYFSADSQTLTNNVLFCALAGVLWYSQFFGLEMGKSFLHDSPVLLAFSWSILMSLNVTFSNFWGIILKEWKGASRSTIGILILGLVVLISSIIVVAMAQS
- a CDS encoding AraC family transcriptional regulator; the protein is MIRDFNDLGVDFKYLIVNDMDQKFGLSVNTVGFQSIQPNSPYPLKDHPSGYFFNAQKGRILPEYQFVYITKGRGLFTSDSMPETQVCKGRLLVLFPGQWHTYHPLLQTGWNEYYIGFEGPIIDNIVKSSFLSEKNQILEVGLNEELVNLFSRAIEVAESDKISSQQYLAGIVLHMLGMILSISKNKIYEIGDMDQKIEQAKIIMNENVFKDVDPEELAMKLNISYSWFRKIFKDYTGYAPAKYFQELKLRKAKQLLVGTSQSVKEISYQLNYTSTEHFFSLFKKRTGFTPLEYRSFGRETESDL
- a CDS encoding L-rhamnose isomerase; its protein translation is MKSELINKAFDIAVERYAAVGVDVNKALEDLSKISLSLHCWQADDVVGFENPDGQLSGGIQTTGNHPGKARNIDEVRADILKAASYIPGTHRLNLHAIYGDFGGQFVDRDQIEPKHFESWMKWAKENNMKLDFNSSSFSHPKSGSLTLANPDKEIRDFWIEHTKRSRAIAEAMGKYQGSPCVMNLWIHDGSKDQTVNRLRYRELLKESLDEIFATKYDNMKDCIEAKLFGIGAESYTVGSYDFYLGYGAKNNMIVTLDTGHFHLTESVADKISSLLLFTPEIMLHVSRPIRWDSDHVTIMNDDTLDLAKEIIRCNALDRVNIGLDYFDASINRIGAYVIGSRATQKCFMQALLEPLAKLREYEANDQLFERLALLEEAKSLPWNAVWDMFCLQNNVPVGEEFIAEIQKYEADVTIKR